Below is a genomic region from Nilaparvata lugens isolate BPH chromosome 3, ASM1435652v1, whole genome shotgun sequence.
TAGacaaccaataaaaataaataagccaatggaaaatttaaaaaatataacctCACATAGAACAGCGAAGgagaaataaaaaatcgaagaaacaaaaacctaaccaacctcaaaaatgtttgttggAAGCCTTTCTCGCTGATGTGTGTGTTCACACAGGTTCAACACACTTGACCTATCGTTACAGTGTACATCCTTTTGCGCattcacaattattcaaaatttatatgaaAACTCTGACAAGAGCATCTTGAAGAGTTTGTGAAAGACAGATTTCAAATCTCCTAAATATGAATAGGATAGTCTAATGTGAGCAgatataattgtattaatagCCTACATCacacaatttcaacaaaattcgGAAACATAAGAGAAGAAAATCTAGTAGCctatgtttcatgtttttactaattttaatgagaaaaattataaattcaatttgaaatatatcaAGTTATTCTAAATATCAAAAATCTATTCAAAGTATAAGTACTTTCTAGTCTGAAAGTAAAAAAGTATCCTAAGTGATCTGACTgtacaataaatcatcatttaTACAATCTAGTTTAGTAATGTTTATGATTCATGGTTATTTGATATATGGTAATATAGAGTTACATTTGTCGTTTTCAGCATTAGCTATTTAGAACGATAAACAAATAGCTTGGAAATAGTTGAAAACATTCAGTATAGCATTTTTGAACTACCAgtaaatgaaaaacattgtcCTGGGCCTACAAATGCACAAGAAGAAAAATCAACACAATCTATGGCTATGTTTCATGGTTTTTTGATAGATGGTTATATAAAGTTACATTTGTCGTTTTCAGCATTAGCTATTTTGAACGATAAACAAATAGCTTGGAAATAGTTGAAAACAGTCAGTATAGCATTTTTGAACTACcagtaaatgaaaatcattgtCGTGGGCCTACAAATGCACAAGCACTCACCGCTATAAAGCCGTAGCCCTTGGATCGGCCAGTCTCCGGATCTGTCATGAGTTGAATGCTGTCTATTTTGCCGAATGGCTCGAATATTCCTCGCAGCATGTCCTCGGTGATGTTGAAGTGCAGCGAGCCGACGTAGAGCCGCATCGGGCAAGGCACACCTCTAGGCACTAGATTTGGCATCGAATTGCCGGCGCGATTCTTCTCGGCTTGTGTTTGTTGAACAATGATTGGCACTCCCAGTAGCTTTTGTCCATTTAGCCCCAATGcctgaaaaattataaatagccTACGATAAGCTCTAGTGAGAATTAACATTTTGAAACAATAAAGATAATTGTTCCAGTTTTACCAATTTTCTTCTCATGACTAATCAATTGACTACTTCGGCCATGGAAGATATTTTAGCCCAATTTATActgtaatagtatcttaagtcacaaggacgggaagggcccttttgcaggcgagaatgatgtttctagtcgaggcgttagccgagactagaatttcattcgagcactgcaaaagacattcacgtccaagtaacttacctacactattttttgtcataataatctagaaaagaataattgagaaacagaaaacattatctgcttgtgctgacatcactacatgcattctatcaacataacctagtttacaagttttgaatcaggaatttcttgattgtagttgacaaaacttccacctggagcgctagaAGGCGGTTTtcgtaccagttttgctgttccaaattcggaactaggaaacatattCGACTATAAGAAATcataatgattttattacagtatagtatgttgtaatgagaatcattatgtttatttgttctacaatcagctggtTACCGGCTtcatttcatggatgtaaaacatcTGAAATTGAATGTCTatgtcaaaaatatataaaggaAGGACTCTTgtcttatacatgtacgggatacgaAATACATGTTTAATGCATCACCATTTCTAAACTAATCAACTTGAAACATTAAATTTGTAATACTAAGTTCAAGTTAGAtcgacccttgcggagcacgagcAACACCTGCTGCTCGTGTAATATAACCAAACCAGTTAAATAtggaaataataacaatttgtCAACTCCTTTTGCAATCACGATTTTCATAATTGGATCTGTGTAACTCACAATTCTAgtgaaaagaatattttttcaagtaaaatatacgataatattaatatattctagtgaatatatattaattaatagttTTGTCAATCTTTTAGCATTCTGTATAGTATATAAGATCATAACAAACTTACCAAGGGAACTGATTCCGGATCTTTAAACTCAATGTAGGCAATACCTTTGAACCTCCTCGTCTTGTTGCAGGTGATAAGTCTTACATCTCGTACCTaaaaacaaaaatcatgaagacGTGATGTAAAATGTGATaatttcaagttccaaattaTAAGCCACACAAATAAAACcagattaaataaaataataagtttcaATCCACTAATTTGAAgttatgaattcattcaatatcttTAATATGTTTCAAGGTATAAGCAAATATTTGGATTTAATAATCCATTGAAGCTGCGCCCTTGAAACCAGGCATGAAATTTGTGAACTCTGATTATAATTCCAACAATTCAACTAGACTCCTGTACAGGACTCAAATGTTTTCTCGGCATTCTAACAACattactaaattcaaaattgttatcACTTGTCGATTATTCTCGGACCTGAAATGCCAAGTGCGTGACTTGAATAACCTTTTGGACCTAATTACCATTAAAATTAGAAAGAGGAATAGCAAGTAGTAAACCTAGCCTAGTTTTCCTCTTTAAGATGATGATATCTATCATTATAGATAATTTTAATAGttgtattgatgaatgatttGATTAAGAATGTATGCTTATGAGATATTACGAAACCAAATTGGTAACGAGATGAACTCacaagaaaaattaatttagcaTTCTTCATTCCCCCCAAATATCCAACATTTTGAAATTTGGGTCTACATGAATGCACAGACTAGGCAATGGGAATAAGAGTGAATTAGGCGCAGGCGCACCTTTCCAACCGATGAGAAGAACTCTTCGAGGTCACGTCCCCTGATCCTCTGCGACAGTTGCATGCAGAACACTGTTCTGGCATCACGTTCTTCTGGCGAAAGGTCATCTGTCGGTCTcctgcaaataaaatcaataataaggAAACATCTACAGATTACAGGTTTCATGTCACTATTTATAATCAAGTGAATTCAAAAAAGACGATCCTCATGAAAAGTTGTGGTTTCAGGTTTTGATGAAGTATTTCATCGATGTCaagatttattaattgaatcaCTTATCAATACAGAACTTAGACAATACATGGTTCAAATTCAGGTTATGTGCAAATATATTCAACACACTTCCGACTTAGGGGTTTCATTGTGTCTTGAACCTTTTACTCTGATGGGTTTGTAGACATATATAATTTATTCGTTTTAGAGGCAGTTTAAACTTGTTCTACTTGAAACACATTCTTTATTTGTAGAGTATTTTAATAAGAAAGTGATTTGGATAACAGGTATGTATTATTTATCAACGTATCTTgactgtgaaaatgaaaatattctttatttggCGTATTTGAGACTtccaagtcctctctaccactcaccTTGCAACCTCCACTCAACAAGCTCAAAATAAGTCTCCTAATACAGCTTCAAGTAACTCTGAGAATTTCTATTAACATTAAAAGAGAAATCAACCTAGAACTGGGACAATAATCTATTTCATCAGGACAATTTTAAAAACTTGGGATGGATGCAGCTACAAGTTTTACCCTATTCATAGATATAATTGAGATGATTGAAAAAACCCttaatctatagtctgattgcaGCATGGCTCTTGTTGGGGTACAGTGCTGCCGGATTCCACAGAATCCAGAGTCTGTGAGCTAATTGTGTTAGAGAAAGAGCGAAAAGAGTGTAGACATTTTCGATGGAATCAGCATAAAAACGGCAACAGTGTGCTTCTATTGAGTATATTAGTTATTGCTCCTATCGAGTGTATAGTTATTGagtaaattgaaataacattggccACAAAGCCACGTGCTGCAAGCTAGGGTTTCTAAAGATGCGTACAGTTTTACGCCCCGCgagcatgagcaattcacttttaatcagctgatgccaagctgtatcttaccgtttctgtaaaaatacagatatagtcagctgattaaaagtgaattgctcatgttcgtggcgcgtatatctgtacgcacctttaggatTATACCACAGGCTAAATTTGATTTTTGCTAAACCACTTTTGCTTACTGTACATTGATATCATCGTTTTGTTGGACAAAGCTATTGTTTTTGAAGTTTGAACAGAGAGAGTTTGACTAAAACCTAacctattgttttttttcagtttgaatattgtttttatagtttGAATAAAGAGCAGGACTATAATCCAAGCTAATTAGGAAGGGATTCAGTTAGTTTGTCAGAACACTCACAATCCGAGGGGCGGCGACGTTTTCTTGTATCTTGGAAAGCGATTGAGCAGAATGGGCGTGAGCGAGCGCTTGCGGCGATGATCGCGGCTGCGGCTGCGGCTACGCCGGCTGTGCCTGCGGTCTCCCTCATCCTTGTCCTTGCGGCTGCTCTTGTCCTTCGAGCGGCTGCGGCGACGATCCTTCGAACGACTGCGCTTCTTCTCTTTCCTGTCGCGCGACCGGCTCCTGTGTCTACTTTTCCTGCAACAAAACAACAGCCCAAGTTGACTTACCTGTCagcaacaccacacacacacaaaacagtCAGTCATGCTTTTGGAGGGAGGTGGCGCGATACACTAACAACCGCGCGAAAAACTGAGACAACCggttaaataataaaaaatcaacgGATTCAATCAGTCATTATTGAGGTACATGGAGGATGTCTTTTGAATGCATGAGTACAGTTGAAATTCgaaattcatcatcatcaaagtgtttaattaaataattgatacTGAGATTTTAACGAGAAACTCAAGAGATTAATCGTTCAAGAAATTTAACAACAGTGAGAAAAATCGCTCAATATGATATCTGTATTGCAATCCAAGAGGATTTCAGGATATCATCAAAAATAAAAGCAGGTCTAAAAATTCGAGTGTATCATGTACAAGAATGTAAATATGGGAAAAGTTTTCTTGTATAATTATACTGATCACTCcattttagtttcaaatttacataacaGAAGGAGAACTGTTACATGAAATGAGTAAACAATAATAACAAGATTAAGTTtactttcaatttaaaaaacacattgcagataaaatgaataatggaTCAAAAATACAAATGCATAAAAAAGACAATGACATAAATTGGGAGACTTCCTATAGCTTCAGTTTTAATTTACACCAATTGAAACAACCCAACGAGTTATGTCAAGATTTGATATGGGGGAAATTCACATGATCGATCAAGAATATATAAATCGTATGAATTACTCATCAATTTGTATAATGAGATCGTCAACggataaatcaaataaataatcacGAATTTGgtagattaataattttatagaatcaaTGAGTTACAAAAGACGATGAATCAGTTTGCAACTCATTGCAATGAGAATGCGGATTTGGTTAAGGCAAGCAATAAACTAGATTGATTTTCCATACACCAAACAATTAACCAAGAAAGAATAAGACTAGGCCTAGTGTAGATTGGTTGGCAGATGAGCCGGCAACGTCGACAACTTACCTATGGGCGCTCTGCCCTTGACATGTCTCGATTCTAGTGACACATTATACTTAGGTATCTTATTCGTAcctacaagaagaagaaaatcgaTCACTTGCTTTATCTATTTCAACATGTTCACAATGGAAGGTGTACAGCCATTCAAAATGCATCTCAAGAATTGTGGggaaaaattgaaactgaacAAATTCATAATTCACAAGCTAATTCCTTGTTTGCACTAAGGACTCACTACCAAATCCCCATTCCATTTATATAACAAATTCAATGTCAGAATAAGggagaatttaaaaaatattagataTCAAGTTGCTACATGATTCCAAAAATTCAGAATAGTTTGAGTTTAGTACTTCTTCAAAGTGTAATCAGAAATGTTCCGTAAGCTTGCTTACTTGgaaacaaaaaattcatttgaatacAAAAATTGGATCAAAATATGAAATGCTGCAAAAAATGGAGGATTTGATAATCCTGATAAAgattcatagtttatatttttattcaacacttGTATTTAGAGTACATCTTTATGGAGAGtttaaatttacaataatttattgctcaACAGCAAGTCATAAAGACTGAATAAACAAAGATTTACTCAAATATTGATGGAAGAGGTTGGGGAAAAGAGACTTCGATCTGAAATGTTGTTTCAACATATTACCAAATATACTTAGAAAGTAGGTAGGTTGCTAGTAAAGTTCAAGTGCACAGCTAATAAAACGCTCGTATGATCGGCTGCCTGCAAGGAAAAATAATGGTTGATTGAGTTTTATAAAATAGAGTGGATCGAGTCGATAAGAGTGGATATGTGTTTCACAAAACAGCGCTTCGCCTCCAACTAgaacaaaaatatgaaataggACAAAATTCGTGTGAAAAAGTTGAGGTGGAGGACAACAGGATCTTTCCGTAATCCCAAGGAACATCTACGAACCACCGTGTTATTCAAGCGAACACCTTGGAAAATGTATCCGAAACCCAGGCCATCAAATCTGAAAATAGAACACAGATTGACCAATGTTTCTTGTAATCACACTGAGTTTCAAGGGTTAGGGCTTAGAACAATTGATCAAGTTAAATACTGAGCTTATAGTAATGGATGATtcgaaaaatttcaagagccCCCCATAGAAATATATTCCCTTGGAAGGAGTAAGATCACTCTAACCGAAGAGAATTTAAGCAAATATAAATCTTTTTGGAAACAAAAGCTTTAAATTGTTGATTACTTCTATTGTGCAAGTCCATAATATGAGCATCATCCATATCAAGTCCataaataatactgtatatgAATATGCAGTATTAGCAAGTAGGCAGTAAAAATCTATCCTGTGAATGGTACCCTTTTTACTAACTGAAATTCGTAAATCAACTATCTATTTTTTGTTAAGGtaatccaataaattatttctgaatCCTACTGAATAGGGGCAGGCGTATACAACAAGGTCTATATGAAAAAATTACTCTTAGACTGAATAACATTTTATAACATGTAACTGGACTTCGAAATCTTGAAAAAGcaccattttttcaattttaaaatggtGTAATCTATCAACGATTTATTATATAGAGGGAAAAATAGTGATCATTTTGTAAAAGCGACATCATTGCCAGAATAAAAACTGTGATTTTAAATTAACTAAACGAATACAACCTATCTCAAAGAATGAGAATTATATTCAACATGGAATTGTAGGCGTTTGTAGATTTTGTAGAGGAAAACCTTTGGATAAATGCGTAGTTTTACTCATGGATACAGCAGCTCACAGCGACCAGCAATCCCACCTATTTGTTCTTCACAttcaacaaattaattgaatgaagCAGATTTAATCCCGAATTTCACTTTCCACGGCAATACCTGCAACATTTACGAATATAGAAGCTGACACTTCAAATGCTTTCAACTCCCAACTCTTCCATTGTGTTCGAAGTATCCAAGCGAAACGTaagttatttgtaaatttcaattggaaaaagaataagaattaAAGTCGAGTTTGATTCATACTTGCCAAGGCCAAGTGTGCTACTAGTATAATGGGATGTATAATGTTGAGTGAACGATGTTGTAGCAATCGATCATGACCACATTATTCGTATTAGAATTAATGAACCATTACAACTCCTATCGATATTTAAAAACGTTGGCGTTCCCGGTAgatatgtgtatattataaaagTTTATCCATTTTTCTGTATTATTCTTAAATGTATGACTGACCCAGATGAAGACTTGTAGCTGCCGTTGCTGCCATTCTCCTTGTATTTCTCTTTATCCTTTGATCCTTCCTCCTGTCAACAGCAAAATGAAGAATGCACCATGATCGTATCCCACACCATCCACGAGAAGaacaaaacaaaacacaaaattgaattaatataaatgaCACGATTTTtttagatagaataattatcGCCATTGAATCATCAAGGCGAGAAAAACAATCTCCAATATGAGAATTGAAATCATACAAAAAACACAGCTAACTACAATGACTTACCTAAACTTCGTATTCCCCTTTTCAAGTCTTGATCTTTTGAATTTAACCACATCCTTAACTCTGCAAAGATAATCCCAATAAAAATCATACAATAAAACGATTTTACGACTACATTCCAGTGAGAACTATCTACACATCGAGACATGCTTGCCTTAGAACACTTATTATTAGTTTCTTATCAGTGTTTGGGAGTTTAAAACagtgataatttaaaataatcacattcaatcaaaacatttcatttttcaagttttctttc
It encodes:
- the LOC111053025 gene encoding RNA-binding protein 39, encoding MAEDFDVEAMLEAPFKKGEEGSKDKEKYKENGSNGSYKSSSGKSRHRSRSRDRKEKKRSRSKDRRRSRSKDKSSRKDKDEGDRRHSRRSRSRSRDHRRKRSLTPILLNRFPRYKKTSPPLGLRPTDDLSPEERDARTVFCMQLSQRIRGRDLEEFFSSVGKVRDVRLITCNKTRRFKGIAYIEFKDPESVPLALGLNGQKLLGVPIIVQQTQAEKNRAGNSMPNLVPRGVPCPMRLYVGSLHFNITEDMLRGIFEPFGKIDSIQLMTDPETGRSKGYGFIAFHNSEDAKRALEQLNGFELAGRPMKVGNVTERTEFISQGPSMLDSDELDRSGIDLGATGRLQLMFKLAEGTGMQIPPAAASALNLNPGIPVVQQPTPPIATQCFMLANMFDPATETNPNWELEIRDDVVEECNKHGGVLHVYVDKASPQGNVYVKCPTINTAVAAVNSLHGRWFAGRVITAAYVPLINYHSLFPDTITQMALLSTSSQRRGI